One genomic window of Dryobates pubescens isolate bDryPub1 chromosome 17, bDryPub1.pri, whole genome shotgun sequence includes the following:
- the SEMA6D gene encoding semaphorin-6D isoform X8: MRLPLLCASVMLLSLSQCRAVSFPEDEDPINVVDYHYSRQYPVFRGRPSGNESQHRLDFQLMLKIRDTLYIAGRDQVYTVNLNEVPKLEVTPSKKLTWRSRQQDRENCAMKGKHKDECHNFIKVFVPRNDEMVFVCGTNAFNPMCRYYRLNTLEYDGEEISGLARCPFDARQTNVALFADGKLYSATVADFLASDAVIYRSMGDGSALRTIKYDSKWIKEPHFLHAIEYGNYVYFFFREIAVEHNNLGKAVYSRVARICKNDMGGSQRVLEKHWTSFLKARLNCSVPGDSFFYFDVLQSITDIIEINGVPTVVGVFTTQLNSIPGSAVCAFSMDDIEKVFKGRFKEQKTPDSVWTAVPEDKVPKPRPGCCAKHGLAEAYKTSIDFPDETLSFIKSHPLMDSAVPSVTEEPWFTKTRVRYRLTAIAVDHAAGPYQNYTVIFVGSEAGVVLKILAKTRPFSLNDSVLLEEIEAYNHAKCNAESEEDRRVISLQLDRDHHALFVAFSSCVIRIPLSRCERHGSCKKACIASRDPYCGWLDHETCGRVTPGMLTGGYMQDVEYGNTAQLGDCHGVRWEVQSGESNQMVHMNVLITCVFAAFVLGAFIAGVAVYCYRDMFVRKSRKIHKDAESAQSCTDSSGSFAKLNGLFDSPVKEYQQNIDSPKLYTNLLTSRKELPPNGDTKSMMMDHRGQPPELAALPTPESTPVLQQKTLQAIKSQSDKAHANLNASRKETPLKSPQFFPSSPPPHSPLSHGHIPSAIVLPNATHDYNTSFSNSNAHKADKKMQHIDHPLTKTSSKRDHRRSVDSRNTLNDFLKHLNETTSNPKAIMGDIQVTHQTLMLDPMGNMSEIPPKVPNREASLYSPPSTLPRNSPTKRVDVPTTPAVPMTSLERQRGYHKNSSQRHSISALPKNLNSPNGVLLSRQPSINRGGYMPPTTGTKMDYMQGTPVSVHLQPSLSRQSSYTSNGTLPRTGIKRTSSLKPDVPPKPSFVPQTTSVRPLNKYSY, from the exons GGACCAAGTTTACACTGTAAACTTAAATGAAGTTCCAAAACTGGAAGTTACTCCAAGCAAG AAATTGACATGGAGGTCAAGGCAGCAAGACAGAGAGAACTGTGCTATGAAAGGCAAACACAAA GATGAATGCCATAACTTCATTAAAGTCTTTGTTCCAAGAAACGATGAGATGGTGTTTGTCTGCGGAACAAACGCGTTTAACCCTATGTGCAGATACTATCGG CTGAATACTTTAGAGTACGATGGGGAGGAAATTAGTGGTTTGGCCAGATGCCCATTTGATGCCAGACAAACCAATGTCGCCCTCTTTGCTG ATGGAAAATTGTATTCGGCAACAGTAGCAGATTTCCTGGCAAGTGATGCTGTTATTTATCGCAGCATGGGGGATGGATCTGCCCTAAGAACAATAAAGTATGATTCCAAATGGATCAAAG AACCACACTTCCTCCATGCCATAGAGTACGGGAACTACGTTTATTTCTTCTTCCGAGAAATTGCTGTAGAGCACAATAATTTAGGCAAG GCTGTGTATTCCCGTGTGGCACGCATATGCAAAAATGACATGGGGGGGTCCCAACGAGTCCTGGAGAAACACTGGACATCCTTTCTGAAAGCTCGGCTCAACTGCTCGGTTCCCGGGGACTCCTTCTTCTACTTTGATGTTCTGCAGTCTATCACAGACATAATAGAAATCAATGGAGTCCCCACAGTTGTTGGTGTATTCACCACACAGCTGAACAG CATCCCTGGTTCAGCAGTGTGTGCTTTCAGCATGGATGACATTGAGAAAGTCTTCAAAGGGAGATTTAAAGAACAAAAGACTCCTGACTCCGTTTGGACAGCTGTACCTGAAGACAAAGTACCAAAGCCAAG ACCTGGCTGTTGTGCAAAACATGGCCTAGCAGAAGCATACAAAACCTCCATTGATTTCCCAGACGAAACACTCTCCTTCATCAAATCTCATCCTCTGATGGATTCAGCTGTTCCCTCAGTCACTGAGGAGCCCTGGTTCACCAAAACACGTGTCAG ATACAGATTGACAGCAATTGCTGTAGACCATGCTGCTGGACCCTACCAGAACTACACGGTCATATTTGTTGGCTCTGAAGCAGGAGTAGTACTTAAAATCTTGGCAAAGACCAGGCCTTTTTCTTTGAATGACAGCGTGTTACTGGAAGAGATTGAAGCATATAATCATGCAAA GTGTAATGCTGAGAGCGAGGAGGACAGAAGAGTCATTTCCCTTCAGCTGGATAGAGACCACCATGCTCTGTTCGTGGCATTCTCCAGCTGTGTCATCAGAATTCCTCTGAGTCGGTGTGAGCGTCATGGGTCATGCAAAAA gGCATGTATTGCTTCACGGGACCCATACTGTGGCTGGTTAGACCATGAGACATGTGGAAGAGTGACACCAGGCATGCT CACCGGAGGATATATGCAAGACGTGGAATATGGCAACACAGCACAGCTTGGGGACTGCCACG GTGTGAGGTGGGAAGTGCAATCAGGAGAGTCCAACCAAATGGTGCATATGAATGTCCTAATCACTTGTGTCTTTGCCGCCTTTGTGCTGGGAGCCTTTATCGCGGGCGTGGCCGTGTACTGTTACCGGGATATGTTTGTGCGCAAGTCCAGAAAGATCCACAAGGACGCGGAGTCGGCGCAGTCCTGCACGGACTCCAGCGGCAGCTTCGCGAAGCTGAACGGGCTGTTTGACAGCCCTGTCAAGGAGTATCAGCAAAACATTGACTCGCCCAAGCTTTACACAAACCTCTTGACTAGCCGAAAGGAGCTGCCGCCAAACGGCGATACTAAGTCCATGATGATGGACCACAGGGGCCAGCCTCCGGAATTAGCTGCGCTGCCAACTCCTGAATCTACACCGGTTCTTCAACAAAAGACTCTGCAGGCTATTAAGAGTCAGTCAGACAAAGCACACGCTAACCTCAACGCTTCACGGAAGGAAACCCCGCTAAAAAGCCCTCAGTTTTTCCCTTCCAGTCCTCCACCCCACTCTCCTCTAAGTCATGGACATATTCCCAGCGCCATCGTCCTTCCCAACGCTACCCACGATTACAACACTTCTTTCTCGAATTCTAATGCGCACAAGGCAGACAAAAAGATGCAACATATTGATCATCCACTTACAAAAACGTCCAGCAAAAGAGACCACAGGAGATCTGTTGATTCCAGGAACACTCTGAATGATTTTCTGAAACACTTAAATGAAACTACTAGTAATCCCAAAGCAATTATGGGAGATATTCAAGTGACCCACCAGACTTTAATGCTGGATCCAATGGGAAATATGTCTGAGATCCCACCTAAGGTTCCCAACAGGGAGGCATCTTTATACTCTCCTCCATCCACGCTTCCAAGAAACAGCCCCACAAAGCGAGTGGACGTTCCTACCACTCCCGCAGTACCAATGACCTCTTTGGAAAGGCAGAGAGGTTATCACAAAAATTCTTCACAAAGGCATTCAatatctgcccttcctaaaaaCTTAAACTCACCAAATGGTGTTTTGTTATCCAGACAGCCTAGTATTAATCGTGGGGGGTACATGCCTCCCACGACAGGCACAAAGATGGACTACATGCAAGGGACGCCTGTCAGCGttcacctccagccttcctTGTCCAGGCAAAGCAGTTACACGAGCAACGGCACCCTTCCTCGTACAGGAATAAAGAGGACATCCTCCTTAAAACCTGACGTCCCACCAAAACCCTCATTCGTTCCTCAGACAACTTCAGTCAGACCACTGAACAAATACAGCTACTAG
- the SEMA6D gene encoding semaphorin-6D isoform X4: MRLPLLCASVMLLSLSQCRAVSFPEDEDPINVVDYHYSRQYPVFRGRPSGNESQHRLDFQLMLKIRDTLYIAGRDQVYTVNLNEVPKLEVTPSKKLTWRSRQQDRENCAMKGKHKDECHNFIKVFVPRNDEMVFVCGTNAFNPMCRYYRLNTLEYDGEEISGLARCPFDARQTNVALFADGKLYSATVADFLASDAVIYRSMGDGSALRTIKYDSKWIKEPHFLHAIEYGNYVYFFFREIAVEHNNLGKAVYSRVARICKNDMGGSQRVLEKHWTSFLKARLNCSVPGDSFFYFDVLQSITDIIEINGVPTVVGVFTTQLNSIPGSAVCAFSMDDIEKVFKGRFKEQKTPDSVWTAVPEDKVPKPRPGCCAKHGLAEAYKTSIDFPDETLSFIKSHPLMDSAVPSVTEEPWFTKTRVRYRLTAIAVDHAAGPYQNYTVIFVGSEAGVVLKILAKTRPFSLNDSVLLEEIEAYNHAKCNAESEEDRRVISLQLDRDHHALFVAFSSCVIRIPLSRCERHGSCKKACIASRDPYCGWLDHETCGRVTPGMLTGGYMQDVEYGNTAQLGDCHDMEFFSASITTMASIPVISPKVIGSWKPKVTGSRKFVVQDDPNTSDYSDPLSGVPKGVRWEVQSGESNQMVHMNVLITCVFAAFVLGAFIAGVAVYCYRDMFVRKSRKIHKDAESAQSCTDSSGSFAKLNGLFDSPVKEYQQNIDSPKLYTNLLTSRKELPPNGDTKSMMMDHRGQPPELAALPTPESTPVLQQKTLQAIKSQSDKAHANLNASRKETPLKSPQFFPSSPPPHSPLSHGHIPSAIVLPNATHDYNTSFSNSNAHKADKKMQHIDHPLTKTSSKRDHRRSVDSRNTLNDFLKHLNETTSNPKAIMGDIQVTHQTLMLDPMGNMSEIPPKVPNREASLYSPPSTLPRNSPTKRVDVPTTPAVPMTSLERQRGYHKNSSQRHSISALPKNLNSPNGVLLSRQPSINRGGYMPPTTGTKMDYMQGTPVSVHLQPSLSRQSSYTSNGTLPRTGIKRTSSLKPDVPPKPSFVPQTTSVRPLNKYSY, encoded by the exons GGACCAAGTTTACACTGTAAACTTAAATGAAGTTCCAAAACTGGAAGTTACTCCAAGCAAG AAATTGACATGGAGGTCAAGGCAGCAAGACAGAGAGAACTGTGCTATGAAAGGCAAACACAAA GATGAATGCCATAACTTCATTAAAGTCTTTGTTCCAAGAAACGATGAGATGGTGTTTGTCTGCGGAACAAACGCGTTTAACCCTATGTGCAGATACTATCGG CTGAATACTTTAGAGTACGATGGGGAGGAAATTAGTGGTTTGGCCAGATGCCCATTTGATGCCAGACAAACCAATGTCGCCCTCTTTGCTG ATGGAAAATTGTATTCGGCAACAGTAGCAGATTTCCTGGCAAGTGATGCTGTTATTTATCGCAGCATGGGGGATGGATCTGCCCTAAGAACAATAAAGTATGATTCCAAATGGATCAAAG AACCACACTTCCTCCATGCCATAGAGTACGGGAACTACGTTTATTTCTTCTTCCGAGAAATTGCTGTAGAGCACAATAATTTAGGCAAG GCTGTGTATTCCCGTGTGGCACGCATATGCAAAAATGACATGGGGGGGTCCCAACGAGTCCTGGAGAAACACTGGACATCCTTTCTGAAAGCTCGGCTCAACTGCTCGGTTCCCGGGGACTCCTTCTTCTACTTTGATGTTCTGCAGTCTATCACAGACATAATAGAAATCAATGGAGTCCCCACAGTTGTTGGTGTATTCACCACACAGCTGAACAG CATCCCTGGTTCAGCAGTGTGTGCTTTCAGCATGGATGACATTGAGAAAGTCTTCAAAGGGAGATTTAAAGAACAAAAGACTCCTGACTCCGTTTGGACAGCTGTACCTGAAGACAAAGTACCAAAGCCAAG ACCTGGCTGTTGTGCAAAACATGGCCTAGCAGAAGCATACAAAACCTCCATTGATTTCCCAGACGAAACACTCTCCTTCATCAAATCTCATCCTCTGATGGATTCAGCTGTTCCCTCAGTCACTGAGGAGCCCTGGTTCACCAAAACACGTGTCAG ATACAGATTGACAGCAATTGCTGTAGACCATGCTGCTGGACCCTACCAGAACTACACGGTCATATTTGTTGGCTCTGAAGCAGGAGTAGTACTTAAAATCTTGGCAAAGACCAGGCCTTTTTCTTTGAATGACAGCGTGTTACTGGAAGAGATTGAAGCATATAATCATGCAAA GTGTAATGCTGAGAGCGAGGAGGACAGAAGAGTCATTTCCCTTCAGCTGGATAGAGACCACCATGCTCTGTTCGTGGCATTCTCCAGCTGTGTCATCAGAATTCCTCTGAGTCGGTGTGAGCGTCATGGGTCATGCAAAAA gGCATGTATTGCTTCACGGGACCCATACTGTGGCTGGTTAGACCATGAGACATGTGGAAGAGTGACACCAGGCATGCT CACCGGAGGATATATGCAAGACGTGGAATATGGCAACACAGCACAGCTTGGGGACTGCCACG ACATGGAGTTCTTCTCAGCTTCCATTACCACAATGGCAAGTATCCCAGTTATATCACCTAAAGTGATTGGTTCCTGGAAACCTAAAGTGACTGGCTCTCGGAAATTTGTAGTTCAAGATGACCCAAACACTTCTGATTATTCTGATCCATTATCAGGTGTCCCAAAGG GTGTGAGGTGGGAAGTGCAATCAGGAGAGTCCAACCAAATGGTGCATATGAATGTCCTAATCACTTGTGTCTTTGCCGCCTTTGTGCTGGGAGCCTTTATCGCGGGCGTGGCCGTGTACTGTTACCGGGATATGTTTGTGCGCAAGTCCAGAAAGATCCACAAGGACGCGGAGTCGGCGCAGTCCTGCACGGACTCCAGCGGCAGCTTCGCGAAGCTGAACGGGCTGTTTGACAGCCCTGTCAAGGAGTATCAGCAAAACATTGACTCGCCCAAGCTTTACACAAACCTCTTGACTAGCCGAAAGGAGCTGCCGCCAAACGGCGATACTAAGTCCATGATGATGGACCACAGGGGCCAGCCTCCGGAATTAGCTGCGCTGCCAACTCCTGAATCTACACCGGTTCTTCAACAAAAGACTCTGCAGGCTATTAAGAGTCAGTCAGACAAAGCACACGCTAACCTCAACGCTTCACGGAAGGAAACCCCGCTAAAAAGCCCTCAGTTTTTCCCTTCCAGTCCTCCACCCCACTCTCCTCTAAGTCATGGACATATTCCCAGCGCCATCGTCCTTCCCAACGCTACCCACGATTACAACACTTCTTTCTCGAATTCTAATGCGCACAAGGCAGACAAAAAGATGCAACATATTGATCATCCACTTACAAAAACGTCCAGCAAAAGAGACCACAGGAGATCTGTTGATTCCAGGAACACTCTGAATGATTTTCTGAAACACTTAAATGAAACTACTAGTAATCCCAAAGCAATTATGGGAGATATTCAAGTGACCCACCAGACTTTAATGCTGGATCCAATGGGAAATATGTCTGAGATCCCACCTAAGGTTCCCAACAGGGAGGCATCTTTATACTCTCCTCCATCCACGCTTCCAAGAAACAGCCCCACAAAGCGAGTGGACGTTCCTACCACTCCCGCAGTACCAATGACCTCTTTGGAAAGGCAGAGAGGTTATCACAAAAATTCTTCACAAAGGCATTCAatatctgcccttcctaaaaaCTTAAACTCACCAAATGGTGTTTTGTTATCCAGACAGCCTAGTATTAATCGTGGGGGGTACATGCCTCCCACGACAGGCACAAAGATGGACTACATGCAAGGGACGCCTGTCAGCGttcacctccagccttcctTGTCCAGGCAAAGCAGTTACACGAGCAACGGCACCCTTCCTCGTACAGGAATAAAGAGGACATCCTCCTTAAAACCTGACGTCCCACCAAAACCCTCATTCGTTCCTCAGACAACTTCAGTCAGACCACTGAACAAATACAGCTACTAG